In Holophagales bacterium, one DNA window encodes the following:
- a CDS encoding putative metal-binding motif-containing protein — translation MPSDRTRACRSISCGHTGAARSRRAGRGALLGMLLLATGGIGRADDTTAGLGPENLLFADGFESGVCSSWVGETCLCLGGNEPALWHADVDSDLFGNPFAPRLGCAQPSGYVVDDTDCDDQDADVHPGAPELCNGGDDDCDLVIDDNAIDALTWYRDFDNDSYGDMAQTTLACTQPAGYVANALDCNDASAAIHPGAVDDPDAGFVDADCDGIDGTKARAAFVAPGGIDDGQCEMNAPCATIAHALGVVAADPARDHLYLRAGLYAGAFDLPTGVGVWGGYDAGWVRADRNTPGHLVRVIGGFHGATMLYLAVRASGVTVQMADLQLEGPNAVGTANGTAGRSSHVVFAQNAAVTLRRITFIQGDGAAGAVGSVGTAASPTPAGVGGGGENGLEQTFICNTYRPAGGPGATNPSCSGATGGGAGGRGGSMDTSCGGIGGTCDDCDPTPGLHGANSADGATGGGAGGGICASLAPDHGDPGLAFNGPGGTGAALGGSFVAGVWVGNGGGAGGLGLHGNGGGGGGGAGGCDTDTDDRGPGGGGGGAGGCRAPQAGGGGGGGGGSFGIVAVGGSVIVTESSFTRGAGGSGGAGGAGGAGQPGGGGGPGGLASPDTLAGAPGGAGGRGGHSGGGGGGAGGRVCGILTTAGAALTQSANTFVGGSGGAAGPGGSSPGLAGQPGAVGTVAATCN, via the coding sequence ATGCCGAGCGATCGGACAAGGGCGTGTCGTTCCATCTCCTGTGGGCACACCGGTGCAGCGCGCTCCCGCCGCGCTGGGCGCGGCGCGCTCCTCGGCATGCTGCTCCTGGCGACGGGAGGGATCGGCCGGGCGGACGACACGACCGCGGGGCTGGGCCCGGAGAACCTTCTCTTCGCCGACGGCTTCGAGAGCGGCGTCTGCTCGTCCTGGGTGGGGGAGACCTGCCTCTGCCTCGGCGGCAACGAGCCCGCGCTCTGGCACGCCGACGTCGACAGCGACCTGTTCGGCAATCCGTTCGCGCCGCGCCTCGGCTGTGCGCAGCCGTCCGGGTACGTGGTCGACGACACCGATTGCGACGACCAGGACGCCGACGTCCATCCCGGCGCGCCCGAGCTCTGCAACGGCGGCGACGACGACTGCGACCTCGTGATCGACGACAACGCGATCGACGCCCTGACCTGGTACCGCGACTTCGACAACGACAGTTACGGGGACATGGCACAGACGACGCTCGCCTGCACCCAGCCGGCGGGCTACGTCGCCAACGCGCTCGACTGCAACGACGCCAGCGCGGCGATCCACCCCGGGGCGGTCGACGATCCCGACGCGGGCTTCGTCGACGCCGACTGCGACGGGATCGACGGCACGAAGGCGCGGGCCGCCTTCGTCGCCCCCGGGGGGATCGACGACGGGCAGTGCGAGATGAACGCGCCCTGCGCGACGATCGCGCACGCCCTCGGCGTGGTGGCGGCCGACCCGGCGCGCGACCACCTCTACCTGCGCGCCGGCCTCTACGCCGGGGCGTTCGACCTGCCGACCGGCGTCGGCGTCTGGGGCGGCTACGACGCCGGCTGGGTGCGCGCCGATCGCAACACACCCGGGCACTTGGTGCGCGTCATCGGCGGATTCCACGGCGCCACCATGCTCTACCTCGCGGTGCGGGCATCGGGCGTGACCGTCCAGATGGCCGACCTCCAGCTGGAAGGTCCCAACGCCGTGGGCACGGCGAACGGCACCGCCGGACGCAGCAGCCACGTGGTGTTCGCCCAGAACGCCGCGGTGACGCTGCGCCGGATCACCTTCATCCAGGGCGACGGCGCCGCGGGCGCCGTCGGCAGCGTCGGCACGGCGGCGAGCCCGACCCCGGCCGGTGTCGGTGGAGGCGGCGAGAACGGACTGGAGCAGACCTTCATCTGCAACACCTACCGGCCCGCCGGAGGGCCGGGCGCCACGAATCCGAGCTGTTCGGGCGCGACCGGCGGCGGCGCCGGCGGCCGTGGCGGCAGCATGGACACGTCGTGCGGCGGGATCGGTGGGACGTGTGACGACTGCGATCCGACGCCGGGGCTCCATGGCGCTAACAGCGCCGACGGCGCGACCGGCGGCGGCGCCGGCGGCGGCATCTGCGCCTCCCTCGCCCCGGATCACGGCGACCCCGGGCTGGCGTTCAACGGTCCTGGCGGAACCGGGGCGGCGCTCGGCGGCTCCTTCGTCGCCGGTGTCTGGGTCGGCAACGGCGGCGGCGCCGGTGGCCTCGGGCTTCATGGCAATGGGGGCGGTGGCGGGGGTGGAGCCGGAGGTTGCGACACGGACACCGACGACCGCGGACCGGGAGGCGGTGGCGGTGGCGCGGGCGGCTGCCGGGCGCCGCAGGCCGGCGGCGGTGGCGGCGGCGGTGGCGGAAGCTTCGGGATCGTCGCCGTGGGCGGCTCGGTGATCGTCACCGAGAGCTCGTTCACTCGCGGCGCAGGCGGGAGTGGCGGCGCCGGAGGCGCGGGCGGGGCCGGGCAGCCGGGCGGCGGTGGCGGGCCGGGCGGTCTGGCGAGCCCGGACACCCTCGCCGGCGCTCCGGGCGGCGCAGGCGGACGCGGCGGCCACTCCGGCGGCGGCGGGGGCGGAGCCGGCGGTCGGGTCTGCGGCATCCTGACCACCGCGGGCGCCGCGCTCACGCAGAGCGCGAACACCTTCGTCGGAGGCAGCGGCGGCGCAGCCGGCCCGGGTGGCAGCTCGCCGGGACTGGCCGGCCAGCCCGGTGCCGTCGGGACGGTCGCGGCGACCTGCAACTGA
- a CDS encoding sigma-70 family RNA polymerase sigma factor — MPQPALTALLDRASDGDRDAFDQVVTLVYEELRRIARGQRHRVMPGSTLETTALVHEAWMRLADATTPEFESGGHFLAVAARAMRFVLIDHARSRARVKRGGEVEIGALDAATPAYAGEPEALLDLERALTRLEALEPRLARVVECRHFLGLGEKETAAALGVSLRTVQRDWEAARRFVARELRPAVDSGGPA, encoded by the coding sequence ATGCCGCAGCCCGCGCTGACCGCGCTTCTCGACCGCGCCTCCGACGGCGACCGCGACGCCTTCGACCAGGTCGTCACCCTGGTCTACGAGGAGTTGCGGCGGATCGCCCGCGGACAGCGGCATCGCGTCATGCCCGGCTCGACGCTCGAGACCACCGCACTGGTGCACGAGGCCTGGATGAGGCTGGCGGACGCGACGACTCCGGAGTTCGAGAGCGGGGGGCATTTCCTCGCCGTGGCGGCGAGGGCGATGCGCTTCGTGCTGATCGATCACGCCCGTAGCCGGGCGCGCGTCAAGCGCGGCGGCGAGGTCGAGATCGGCGCGCTCGACGCGGCGACGCCGGCCTATGCCGGCGAGCCCGAAGCGCTGCTCGACCTCGAGCGCGCCCTGACGCGGCTCGAGGCGCTGGAGCCCCGCCTTGCCCGCGTCGTGGAGTGCCGCCATTTTCTGGGCCTCGGAGAGAAGGAGACCGCTGCCGCGCTGGGCGTTTCGCTGCGCACGGTGCAGCGGGACTGGGAGGCGGCCCGGCGCTTCGTGGCGCGCGAGCTGCGGCCCGCGGTCGATTCCGGCGGACCGGCATGA
- a CDS encoding Uma2 family endonuclease has product MTMPLPAGTAKLTYADFLRFPEDGQRHELLDGEHVVTPSPRTKHQVVSVNLTLLLATWARAADAGQLFVAPFDVVLSDSTVVEPDLLFLAREHLDRLTEENVRGAPDLVVEILSEGSRRRDEIVKRDLYDHFGVSEYWVVDPELETVKVYRREAAEGAEAADHYRRVAELAAEAGDTLSSPRLPGFSAAVAQLFV; this is encoded by the coding sequence ATGACGATGCCCTTGCCCGCCGGGACCGCGAAGCTGACCTACGCGGACTTCCTCCGCTTCCCGGAGGATGGCCAGCGGCACGAGCTCCTCGACGGAGAGCATGTCGTGACCCCATCCCCGCGCACGAAGCACCAGGTCGTCTCGGTCAATCTCACCCTGCTGCTCGCGACCTGGGCGCGGGCGGCCGACGCCGGTCAGCTCTTCGTCGCGCCCTTCGACGTCGTCCTTTCCGACTCGACCGTCGTCGAGCCCGACCTGCTCTTCCTCGCCCGCGAGCACCTCGACCGCCTGACCGAGGAGAACGTCCGTGGCGCGCCGGACCTCGTGGTCGAGATCCTCTCCGAGGGCAGCCGGCGCCGCGACGAGATCGTCAAGCGCGACCTCTACGACCACTTCGGGGTGAGCGAGTACTGGGTCGTCGACCCCGAGCTCGAGACGGTGAAGGTCTACCGCCGGGAGGCCGCCGAGGGCGCCGAGGCCGCCGATCACTACCGCCGCGTCGCCGAGCTCGCGGCCGAGGCCGGGGACACTCTGAGCTCGCCGCGGCTGCCGGGCTTCTCGGCAGCGGTGGCGCAGCTCTTCGTCTGA
- a CDS encoding serine/threonine protein kinase has protein sequence MSRAAGQVLAEVLHRAAELEPAERRAFLDRTAGDEPRLHAELEALLAEPATSDAGLLGTGGALGEEFLRQLAARIEGDRGIALVGRQVGAIRLDAVIGEGGMGTVYRGFDTRLERAVAVKAVRFPTADSTARFRHEARLLGGTEHPSICRVYELVEAPECDFLILELIDGVPLGRWAAAGRDLASRLRVVEEIAAALAFAHGRGIVHRDLKPDNILVTPAGGVKILDFGIATLAPQSAAGSSTGASAPGESASTRPIVGTLTYMSPEQARGEVVGPASDLFSLGLILQELLVGRPAYPRDLAYGELLARVQRGETDAPLALGREPRELLASLQSTIASRRPSAEEAVSRLRELRAVPQRRRRRRALAALASAAAVLVLAAISLVVRERLASARAAAETQQLIRQAEEIGWRMAIEELGPRRNLAPVREQLGRQVDELGRQIPRLSAVARPIADLAVGRAAFALGDLDRARRHLDAAWDAGQRDGALAWSRGLVYGQLFAEARERERLVAGRAAGPSPATEQLRQESLAMLAAAGDASERDQIESLLATYEGRVDDGLAAVGRLLASRPTVWPAHLTAARLHRAAATDLDRQGDYAGAAKRYTAARLAANAAVEIARSSPAGWLELCRAAFEEALVEQRTLYRGASPAAGVARAACEGAAEVAPWSSRAAALRAAVVLLEMQHQSDLTVVDAVARRAVAELSGLLERDPADSTARSFRAAVRQTAVERRLEAGGDTEHLPGLLEDRRRLAADEPGSPVAWARYCQALGIAAGTAVSRGAPDREAQIVALVEALREGGQRFPDHVYFQLEQPLFASILLAMERLDAGGDCETPFAEAAAHQPRALAATEPSLPRNVALALDGLTQCRLRDGRPVGESARDALRVAARTLELAPEWASSHFGLGWSLLRAAEVDRAAGRSPLDHLAAAERAYARGFELEASRIAGWPELAEGWAIEAGWRLDRGESPDAALARARRTLARGLPVLEGTREAARARALLAALEARDRVRRGEAVDRALAPARLALEAAREAGLGAGGARAIERELALARAPAAR, from the coding sequence ATGAGCCGCGCGGCCGGGCAGGTTCTCGCCGAGGTGTTGCACCGCGCGGCCGAGCTCGAGCCTGCCGAGCGTCGGGCGTTCCTCGACCGCACCGCCGGGGACGAGCCGCGACTGCACGCCGAGCTCGAGGCCCTGCTGGCCGAGCCCGCGACCTCGGACGCGGGCCTGCTCGGCACCGGGGGCGCTCTCGGAGAGGAGTTCCTGCGCCAGCTCGCCGCGCGGATCGAGGGGGATCGCGGGATCGCCCTGGTCGGCCGGCAGGTCGGCGCGATCCGCCTCGACGCGGTGATTGGGGAAGGCGGGATGGGCACCGTCTACCGCGGTTTCGACACCCGGCTCGAGCGGGCGGTGGCGGTCAAGGCGGTGCGGTTTCCCACCGCCGACAGCACGGCCCGCTTTCGCCACGAGGCGCGGCTCCTCGGCGGCACCGAGCACCCCTCGATCTGCCGCGTCTACGAGCTCGTCGAGGCGCCGGAGTGCGACTTCCTGATCCTCGAGCTGATCGACGGCGTGCCGCTCGGGCGCTGGGCCGCGGCGGGACGCGACCTCGCCTCCCGCCTGCGCGTCGTCGAGGAGATCGCCGCGGCGCTCGCCTTCGCGCACGGCCGTGGCATCGTCCATCGCGATCTGAAGCCCGACAACATCCTCGTCACCCCGGCCGGCGGCGTGAAGATCCTCGACTTCGGCATCGCCACGCTGGCGCCGCAGAGTGCCGCCGGCAGCTCGACCGGGGCGTCGGCCCCCGGCGAGAGCGCGAGCACCCGACCGATCGTCGGCACGCTCACCTACATGAGCCCCGAACAGGCGCGGGGCGAGGTCGTGGGGCCGGCCAGCGATCTCTTCTCCCTCGGCCTGATCCTCCAGGAGCTGCTCGTCGGACGGCCCGCCTACCCGCGGGACCTTGCCTACGGGGAGCTGCTCGCCCGGGTGCAGCGCGGCGAGACCGACGCTCCTCTGGCCCTCGGTCGCGAGCCGCGGGAGCTCCTCGCGAGCCTCCAGAGCACGATCGCGTCGCGTCGGCCGAGCGCAGAGGAGGCCGTCTCGCGGCTCCGCGAGCTGCGCGCGGTGCCGCAACGGCGACGGCGCCGCCGGGCGCTCGCGGCACTCGCCAGCGCCGCGGCGGTCCTGGTGCTCGCCGCGATCTCCCTGGTGGTCCGCGAGCGTCTCGCCAGCGCCCGCGCGGCAGCCGAGACCCAGCAACTCATCCGGCAGGCCGAGGAGATCGGCTGGCGCATGGCGATCGAGGAGCTCGGCCCGCGGCGCAACCTGGCCCCGGTGCGCGAACAGCTCGGACGCCAGGTCGACGAGCTCGGTCGGCAGATTCCACGGCTCTCCGCGGTGGCACGTCCGATCGCCGACCTCGCCGTCGGTCGCGCCGCCTTCGCGCTCGGCGATCTCGACCGGGCTCGCCGGCACCTCGACGCCGCCTGGGATGCCGGGCAGCGCGACGGCGCGCTCGCCTGGTCGCGGGGTCTCGTCTACGGCCAGCTCTTCGCCGAGGCGCGGGAGCGCGAACGCCTGGTCGCGGGCCGCGCCGCGGGACCTTCGCCGGCCACCGAGCAGCTGCGGCAGGAGAGCCTGGCGATGCTCGCCGCGGCCGGGGATGCCTCCGAGCGCGACCAGATCGAGTCGCTGCTGGCGACCTACGAGGGCCGCGTCGACGACGGGCTCGCCGCGGTGGGCCGGTTGCTGGCGTCCCGTCCGACGGTCTGGCCGGCCCACCTGACCGCCGCCCGGCTCCATCGCGCGGCCGCGACCGATCTCGACCGCCAGGGCGACTACGCCGGCGCCGCCAAGCGCTATACGGCCGCGCGCCTGGCCGCGAACGCGGCGGTGGAGATCGCACGCAGCAGTCCGGCGGGCTGGCTCGAGCTCTGCCGTGCCGCCTTCGAAGAGGCCCTCGTCGAGCAGCGCACGCTCTACCGCGGAGCCTCCCCGGCTGCCGGGGTCGCGCGCGCGGCCTGTGAGGGCGCGGCGGAGGTGGCCCCCTGGTCGAGCCGGGCCGCCGCCTTGCGGGCGGCGGTCGTGCTGCTCGAGATGCAACACCAGAGCGATCTGACGGTGGTCGACGCGGTCGCGCGGCGCGCCGTCGCCGAGCTGAGCGGCCTGCTCGAGCGCGATCCCGCCGACTCCACGGCGAGGAGCTTCCGGGCCGCCGTGCGCCAGACGGCCGTCGAGCGCCGCCTCGAGGCGGGCGGCGACACGGAGCATCTCCCGGGACTGCTCGAGGACCGGCGACGGCTCGCCGCGGACGAGCCCGGCAGCCCGGTGGCCTGGGCGCGATACTGCCAGGCGCTCGGCATCGCCGCGGGGACCGCCGTCTCCCGCGGGGCGCCCGATCGCGAGGCGCAGATCGTCGCCCTGGTCGAGGCGTTGCGTGAGGGCGGCCAGCGCTTCCCGGACCACGTCTACTTCCAGCTCGAACAACCGCTCTTCGCTTCGATCCTGTTGGCGATGGAGCGCCTGGACGCGGGCGGAGACTGCGAGACGCCGTTCGCCGAGGCGGCTGCGCACCAGCCCCGGGCGCTCGCCGCCACCGAGCCCTCGCTGCCGCGCAACGTCGCTCTGGCGCTCGACGGCCTCACGCAGTGCCGCCTGCGGGACGGTCGGCCGGTCGGCGAGAGCGCGCGCGATGCGCTGCGGGTGGCGGCGCGGACCCTCGAGCTCGCCCCGGAGTGGGCGAGCTCCCACTTCGGCCTCGGCTGGTCGCTGCTGCGAGCCGCCGAGGTCGATCGCGCCGCGGGCCGCTCTCCGCTCGATCACCTCGCGGCCGCCGAGCGGGCCTACGCCCGCGGCTTCGAGCTCGAGGCCAGCCGGATCGCCGGCTGGCCCGAACTGGCGGAAGGGTGGGCGATCGAGGCGGGGTGGCGCCTGGACCGCGGGGAGTCGCCCGATGCGGCGCTGGCACGCGCCCGAAGAACGCTCGCGCGCGGTCTCCCCGTCCTCGAAGGGACACGCGAGGCCGCGCGCGCCCGGGCTCTTCTCGCGGCGCTAGAGGCCCGCGACCGTGTGCGGCGGGGCGAGGCAGTCGATCGCGCTCTCGCCCCCGCGCGCCTGGCGCTCGAGGCGGCCCGCGAGGCCGGCCTCGGCGCCGGCGGGGCCCGCGCCATCGAGCGCGAGCTCGCGCTGGCGCGGGCGCCTGCGGCTCGGTGA
- a CDS encoding YjbQ family protein, translating into MKSYRQELWFEIPTRRGFVNITREVERALATSGIREGLCLVNAMHITASVFVNDDERGLHADYERWLEGLAPFDEGSDPQRGGYLHNRTGEDNADAHLKRQIMGRDVVVAVTDGKLDFGPWEQIFYGEFDGRRRKRVLVKILGE; encoded by the coding sequence ATGAAGAGCTATCGCCAGGAGCTGTGGTTCGAGATTCCGACGCGGCGCGGGTTCGTCAACATCACGCGCGAGGTGGAGCGGGCGCTCGCGACGAGCGGCATCCGCGAGGGGCTCTGCCTGGTCAACGCCATGCACATCACGGCGTCGGTGTTCGTCAACGACGACGAGCGCGGGCTGCATGCCGATTACGAGCGCTGGCTCGAGGGCCTCGCGCCGTTCGACGAGGGGAGCGATCCGCAGCGCGGCGGCTATCTGCACAACCGTACCGGCGAAGACAACGCCGATGCCCATCTCAAGCGCCAGATCATGGGGCGCGACGTGGTCGTCGCCGTGACCGACGGGAAGCTCGATTTCGGGCCGTGGGAGCAGATCTTCTACGGCGAGTTCGACGGACGGCGACGCAAGCGCGTGCTGGTCAAGATTCTCGGCGAATAG
- a CDS encoding choice-of-anchor J domain-containing protein, which yields MKKLFLFTACVLFVAATAHAQQLNEGFEGTFPPTNWQVRNQSTTIGTNTNCWNLFTGTTPWASHGGAQHTGANFNCTTGANTISGWLITAQMTNLQNGNQVTFWTRKSAGATDFPDRLEVRLCLDSTPDSCGAAGSTGATSTDVGGFTTLVTSVNPTLITGVYPTTYTQFTATLSGLPAGPNAGRLAFRYFVTNGGPSGANSDIISLDDVVVTNTVPVELMSFQVE from the coding sequence GTGAAGAAGCTCTTTCTGTTCACCGCTTGTGTCCTGTTCGTCGCCGCCACCGCCCACGCTCAGCAGCTCAACGAGGGCTTCGAAGGAACGTTCCCGCCGACCAACTGGCAGGTGCGCAACCAGAGCACGACGATCGGCACCAACACCAACTGCTGGAACCTGTTCACCGGCACGACGCCGTGGGCATCCCACGGCGGCGCACAGCACACCGGCGCCAACTTCAACTGCACCACCGGCGCCAACACCATCAGCGGTTGGCTCATCACCGCGCAGATGACCAATCTGCAGAATGGCAACCAGGTGACGTTCTGGACTCGCAAGTCCGCGGGGGCGACCGACTTTCCCGACCGCCTGGAGGTGCGCCTGTGCCTTGACAGCACCCCGGACTCCTGCGGTGCGGCGGGCAGCACGGGGGCGACCTCGACCGACGTCGGGGGCTTCACGACGCTTGTCACGTCCGTCAACCCGACGCTGATCACTGGCGTCTACCCCACCACGTACACGCAGTTCACCGCGACCCTCTCGGGTCTGCCGGCGGGTCCCAACGCCGGGCGTCTGGCGTTCCGCTATTTCGTCACCAACGGCGGCCCGTCCGGGGCGAACTCCGACATCATCAGCCTCGACGACGTCGTGGTGACGAACACCGTGCCGGTCGAGCTGATGTCGTTCCAGGTCGAGTAG
- a CDS encoding CDGSH iron-sulfur domain-containing protein, giving the protein MKVTVKDRGPLRLELGDGETIELLDARGQAFGLGGRRAISLCRCGQSANKPFCDGAHNAAGFDSVCEARELPPPAR; this is encoded by the coding sequence ATGAAAGTCACGGTAAAGGACCGCGGTCCGCTGCGCCTGGAGCTCGGCGACGGCGAAACGATCGAGCTTCTCGATGCCCGGGGCCAAGCGTTCGGCCTCGGCGGGCGCCGTGCGATCTCGCTCTGCCGTTGCGGCCAGTCCGCCAACAAGCCGTTCTGCGACGGCGCCCACAACGCGGCCGGTTTCGACTCGGTCTGCGAGGCGCGTGAGCTGCCGCCGCCGGCGAGGTAG
- a CDS encoding sodium:alanine symporter family protein, which produces MESLERVLATVSDWVWGVPLLALLFGTHIFLTFRLRLPQRYIFHAIRISFSRQKEGAGDVSQFGALTTALAATIGTGNIVGVATAIAAGGPGAVLWMWLTGVFGIATKYSEAVLAVKYRITTHRGTMAGGPMYVLERGLKMKWLGVIFAALTAVAAFGIGCMVQANSISSLLHETFAISPWWSGGAMTVLTAVVILGGIRSIARVCEVLVPFMAGFYILGCLVLLFMHWETLPSTVRLIVSSAFTGQAAVGGFLGAGIREAMRYGIARGLFSNESGLGSAPIVAAAAQTPNPVRQALVSSTGTFWDTVVVCAMTGLVLVNSGEWQNGLKGAALTKAAFSDIPWVGPTVLSVGLLTFVFSTILGWSYYGEKAAEYLFGEGAILPYRVAWVIAVMVGSVATLSAVWTFADIANGLMAVPNLVSLLALSGVLVAETREHLWEAGRR; this is translated from the coding sequence ATGGAGTCGTTGGAGAGAGTGCTCGCGACCGTGAGCGACTGGGTCTGGGGCGTGCCGCTCCTGGCGCTGCTCTTCGGCACGCACATCTTCCTCACCTTCCGGCTGCGGCTGCCGCAGCGTTACATCTTCCACGCCATCCGCATCTCCTTCTCGCGGCAGAAGGAGGGAGCCGGCGACGTCTCGCAGTTCGGGGCGCTGACCACGGCGCTCGCCGCGACGATCGGCACCGGCAACATCGTCGGCGTCGCCACGGCGATCGCCGCCGGCGGCCCCGGCGCGGTGCTCTGGATGTGGCTGACCGGCGTCTTCGGCATCGCCACCAAGTACTCCGAGGCGGTCCTCGCGGTGAAGTACCGCATCACCACCCATCGCGGCACGATGGCCGGCGGGCCGATGTACGTGCTCGAGCGCGGCCTGAAGATGAAGTGGCTCGGCGTGATCTTCGCCGCGCTCACCGCGGTCGCCGCCTTCGGCATCGGCTGCATGGTGCAGGCCAACTCGATCTCCTCGCTGCTGCACGAGACGTTCGCGATCTCGCCCTGGTGGAGCGGCGGCGCGATGACCGTGCTCACCGCGGTCGTCATCCTCGGCGGCATCCGCTCGATCGCCCGGGTTTGCGAAGTGCTCGTCCCCTTCATGGCCGGTTTCTACATCCTCGGGTGCCTGGTGCTGCTCTTCATGCACTGGGAGACGCTCCCCTCGACCGTCCGCCTCATCGTCTCCTCCGCCTTCACCGGGCAGGCCGCCGTCGGCGGCTTCCTCGGCGCCGGGATCCGCGAGGCGATGCGCTACGGCATCGCGCGCGGGCTCTTCTCCAACGAGTCGGGGCTCGGCTCGGCGCCGATCGTCGCCGCCGCGGCGCAGACTCCCAATCCGGTGCGCCAGGCGCTCGTCTCCTCGACCGGCACCTTCTGGGACACGGTGGTGGTCTGCGCGATGACCGGCCTGGTCCTCGTCAACTCGGGCGAGTGGCAGAACGGCCTCAAGGGCGCCGCACTCACCAAGGCGGCCTTCTCCGACATCCCGTGGGTCGGCCCGACGGTCCTCTCGGTGGGCCTGCTGACCTTCGTCTTCTCCACCATCCTCGGCTGGTCGTACTACGGCGAGAAGGCGGCCGAGTACCTCTTCGGCGAAGGCGCCATCCTCCCCTACCGGGTCGCCTGGGTGATCGCGGTGATGGTCGGCTCGGTGGCGACGCTCTCGGCGGTCTGGACCTTCGCCGACATCGCCAACGGCCTCATGGCAGTGCCGAACCTCGTCTCGCTCCTCGCGCTCTCCGGCGTGCTGGTCGCCGAGACGCGCGAGCACCTCTGGGAGGCGGGGAGGCGGTAG
- a CDS encoding MFS transporter — translation MPARPSGNDGGRTALLVAVGLSAFLAPFLGSSLNLAIPAIGRDLHASAVTLNWVVTAYLVASAACLLPFGRLADLVGRRRIFLLGTLAQTTFLLAAAFAPSVSWLVALRLLQGAAGAMAFATSMALLVAAFPAAERGRVLGIGTAAVYVGLSLGPPLGGFITQQLGWRAVFLVNAAIGALLAAVLSRSGAKESEARTDERFDLGGAALYAFGLAALIGGLSTVKTIPPARWAIVAGALALTAFVVRDLAAAQPILALRLFRGAVFAFSNLAALLNYAATFAVGYLLSLYLQGVRGLSAREAGLVLLAQPVVMALLSPAAGRLSDRLEPRRVASLGMALSAAGLALFVGLGETTPLAWVVAGLLLLGTGFGLFSSPNSNAVMSAVGARDYGVASATLGTMRLLGQAFSMAAAAAITAARLGGARLGEAPVAALLGAQRAAFVLFALLCAAGIAASLARGRVRTAAG, via the coding sequence ATACCGGCGCGGCCAAGCGGGAACGACGGCGGGCGGACCGCGCTCCTTGTCGCCGTCGGTCTCTCGGCCTTTCTCGCGCCGTTTCTCGGCAGCTCGCTGAACCTCGCCATCCCGGCGATCGGACGCGACCTCCACGCCTCGGCGGTGACGCTCAACTGGGTGGTCACCGCCTATCTGGTGGCCTCGGCCGCCTGCCTGCTGCCGTTCGGACGGCTTGCCGACCTCGTCGGCCGGCGGCGGATCTTCCTGCTCGGCACCCTGGCGCAGACGACGTTCCTGCTCGCCGCCGCCTTCGCCCCGTCGGTGTCGTGGCTCGTCGCGCTGCGCCTCCTCCAGGGTGCCGCTGGCGCCATGGCGTTCGCCACCTCGATGGCGCTGCTGGTGGCGGCCTTTCCCGCGGCCGAGCGCGGCCGGGTGCTCGGCATCGGCACCGCGGCGGTCTACGTCGGTCTGTCGCTCGGGCCGCCGCTCGGCGGCTTCATCACCCAGCAGCTCGGCTGGCGCGCGGTCTTCCTGGTCAACGCGGCGATCGGCGCCCTGCTCGCCGCCGTGCTCTCTCGCTCGGGTGCGAAGGAGAGCGAGGCTCGCACCGACGAGCGCTTCGACCTCGGCGGCGCCGCGCTCTACGCTTTCGGGCTTGCCGCGCTGATCGGCGGCCTCTCGACGGTCAAGACGATTCCGCCGGCGCGCTGGGCGATCGTCGCCGGAGCGCTCGCCCTGACCGCCTTCGTCGTTCGCGATCTGGCGGCAGCTCAGCCGATCCTCGCCCTGCGCCTCTTCCGCGGCGCGGTCTTCGCATTCTCGAACCTCGCGGCGCTGCTCAACTACGCGGCCACCTTCGCCGTCGGCTACCTGCTCTCGCTCTACCTGCAGGGGGTGCGCGGCCTCTCGGCGCGGGAAGCCGGGTTGGTGCTCCTCGCTCAGCCAGTGGTGATGGCCCTCCTCTCGCCGGCCGCCGGACGGCTCTCCGACCGCCTCGAGCCGCGCCGCGTCGCCTCGCTCGGCATGGCGCTCTCGGCCGCGGGCCTCGCGCTCTTCGTCGGGCTCGGGGAGACGACGCCGCTCGCCTGGGTGGTCGCCGGCCTGCTGCTGCTCGGCACCGGCTTCGGACTGTTCTCCTCGCCCAACAGCAACGCCGTGATGAGCGCGGTCGGGGCCCGGGACTACGGCGTCGCCTCGGCCACCCTCGGCACGATGCGCCTGCTCGGACAGGCGTTCTCGATGGCCGCTGCAGCGGCCATCACGGCCGCGCGACTGGGTGGAGCGCGCCTCGGCGAGGCTCCGGTCGCGGCGCTGCTCGGGGCGCAGCGCGCCGCCTTCGTCCTCTTCGCCCTGCTCTGTGCCGCCGGCATCGCCGCCTCGCTCGCCCGCGGCCGGGTGCGGACGGCGGCGGGGTGA